TATAAGATATAGGTTAAATAGGTCAATACAAGTAGAGAGACCTTTTGGAGATATAAAGGAAAATTATGATTATGATAGATTTAGGAGAAAGGGGTTAAGGGGAGTAGAATTTGAATTTAGTATGTATGCAC
This region of Streptobacillus ratti genomic DNA includes:
- a CDS encoding transposase; amino-acid sequence: IRYRLNRSIQVERPFGDIKENYDYDRFRRKGLRGVEFEFSMYALGFNLRKYVNDIRKNRINISLYEIKEKA